The Haloprofundus salinisoli region ACGCGCGGGTCGTTCGCGCCGTGCTGGACGAACAGCGGGCACTCGATTCGGTCGACCTTGTGAATCGGGCTGATCTCTCTCAGCAGCTCGCGGTCGTCCAGCGACCCGTACTCGGCGGCGCGGTGGTCGCGCCGCCACTCGCCGGTGTTCTCGAGGAACGTCTCGAAGTCGGCGATGCCGACGAACTCCACCGCCGCCGCCCAGATTTCGGGGTACTCGGTGATGGCCGCGAGCACCATGAACCCGCCGTAGGAGCGGCCGTAGGCGACGATTCGGTCGGGGTCGACCATATCATGCTCGTAGAGCCAGTCGACGGCCGCCCGAATATCTTTCACCGAGTCCATCCGCTTCTCGCGGTCGTCGAGGTGGGTGTACGTCTTCCCGTAGCCGGAGGACCCGCGGACGTTCGGTTCCAGTACGGCGTACCCCTCGTTGAGAAAGTACTGCTTCGTCGGGTAGAACCACGGCCGCCGCTGGTGTTCGGGGCCGCCGTGGATATCGACGATGACCGGCGTTTCGCCCGGTTCGGCGTCCGCGGGGAGCGTCCAGTACGCCGGTATCTCCCTCCTGTCGGGAGAGCTTTGCTCTCCCGTAGTCGCGTTCGCTTCACTCACGCGACCGTCGAAGCTCTCGTACCGAATCGTCTCCGCGCTCCGGAACGTCGACTGCGGGATGCCGACGGTGTCCAACGACGTCCAGCGCGTCGGTTCGGAGGTCCCGTCTACGGTTCCGACATAGATGCCGAACGGCTCGCTGTTCTCCGAGAACGTGAACGCGAACCGCTCCCCATCGGGACCGAGCGTCACGTCGGCGGCGACGCCCTCCGGGAGGTCGACTTCCGCAACGTCGACGGCCGTCTCGTCGACGAATTCGCCCGCGTACAGTTCCGAGTAACCGTCGACGTTGCGGCCGTAGACGAGTCTTCGAGAGTCGCGGTCGAAAGCGAACTCCTCGACGTTCCAGTTGCCGTCTCCGCCATCGCCGTCGGCAACGACGTCGATATCGGCCGTGTCGAGGTCGAGTCGTCCGAGGTAGCTCCTGTCTGCGTCGTGGTTCGTCACCAGATACAGCACGTCGCTTCCGGGACCGAACGTCACGCAGTCGTAGCTGGCTTCTCCGTCGGGGGTGACGACACCCACCTCGCCGGTTTCGAGCTCCAGAATAGACACCTCCTGGTCGAAACTCGCGTGTGCCTCGCGGAGCGCGAGCGATTCCCCGTCGGGACTCCATCCGAGCGCTTCGAGCCAGCCGTCGGACTCGAAGACGAGTTCAGCGTCGTCCGGGCCGCCGTCGCGGGTTTGCACGTACACGTCGAACGCCTGCGCGTCGCGCCGGTTCGAGGTGAACGCGAAGGAGTCGCCCGACGGCGACCACCCGCCCCAGCCGTGTATCGCGTCGGGGCGCTCAGTGAGACCGTGAATCGTCCCGTCGGCGGCGTCGTAGCGGAACAACTGGTCGCGCTCGTCGCTCCCCTGGTCCATCCCGAAGACGAACTCGTCGCGCGTCGGCGACCAGTCGATAAACGAGATTCGCTCCTCGAACGCGGTGAGTCGCGTCGGCGGCGCGTTCGCCCCGGCGAGCGTCCAAATCTGCGGCGTCCCGGTCGTGTCGCGGACGAACGTGAGGCGCTCGCCGTCCGAGGAGAACGCGGGCTGTCGGGCGGCGTCGATGCCGAGATAGCGAGCGACGGCGTACTGTGGCATGCTTGCACAGTGGCCGCGGACCGGATAAGGGTTCAGCATCCGGCGGGCGTTTGCCGGGAGCGCGGGAGTCGTCGTGAGTGTCGCACACGTCGCTCGCCGGAAGCCGTGCGCTTATCTGTCGACCGACCGAGACTCCCGAGAGAACGTGTCGAAGCAGCGCGAGAGCCGCATCGATATGACCACCGGCGCGATCTCCCCGAAACTGGTCGCGCTAGCGTGGCCGCTGGTCGCCGGGAACCTGCTCCAGACGTTTTACAATCTGGCGGACATGTTCTGGGTCGGCCGTGTGAGTCCGGAGGCGGTCGCTGCCGTCTCGCTCATGTTCCCGCTGTCGTGGATGTTCGTCTCGACGGCGATGGGCATCACCGCGGCGACCATCGCGCTCGTCTCCCAGCACGTCGGTGCGGGCAACGACCGCGAGGCCGACCACGTCGTCGGCCAGACGATTCTGCTCACGCTCGCCGTCGCGACGGTACTCTCGGGGGTCGGCCTCGCCGCTCAGCGCCCGCTGCTGTCGGCGATGGGCCTCTCCGGACCGGTCTTTACGGAGGCGCTCGCGTACATCGAAGTGATCTTCGTCGCCCTCCCGTTCACGTTCTGCTTCTTCGCCTTCCGTGCGGCGCTGCAGGGCGCGGGCGACACGAGGACCGCGATGTGGCTGATGGTCGGGTCGGCGGGGCTGAACGTCGTCCTCGACCCCTTTCTCATCCTCGGGTGGTGGGTGTTCCCCGCGATGGGGACCCGGGGTGCGGCGGTCGCCACCCTCGTCTCGCGCGCGCTCGTCACCGCCGCGGGCGTCTACATCCTGCTGCGCGGCGATTGGGGCGTTCGGCTTCGGCCCCCCGACCTCCGCCCCGACAGAGGTGTGCTGAAGAAGCTCGTCGAAGTCGGCTACCCGGCGACGCTCGACGGGTGGGCGCGCAGTTTCGCCGCCGTCGCGATGGCGACGCTCGTCGCGCAGTTCACCGTCGCCGCCATCGCCGCCTACGGTATCGGCGTGCGCCTCATGTCCGTCTCGTGGACTGTCTCCGGGGCCGTCGGACAGGCGACGGCGACGGGCGTCGGCCAGAACCTCGGCGCACAGACGCCCGAGCGGGCGGCGGAGGTGACGTGGAAAGCGACCGTCGGTACGATGGGCGTGCTGTTCGCCGCCGCGGCGGTCGTCTTCGCCTTCCCGGACGTGGCGATGCGAATCTTCGTCGGCGACGAGGCTGTCGTCGCCGAAGGGGTTCGGTTCCTCCGCATCATCGCGCCCTTCTGGGCGTTCTTCGGCGGGACGATGGTGATTCAGGGCGCGTTCCGCGGCGCGGGGCAGACGAAGGTGGCGATGGCGCTGTCGTTCCTCTCGCGGTGGATATTCCGCGTCCCGGTGGCGCTCGTCCTCGCGTTCGCGTGGTCGGTTCCGCTGCCGGGCGGGGTGGCGGTTCGCGCCCTCGACTGGGGCGTCGACGGCCTCTGGTGGGCGTTCGCCGTCGGCGCGACGGCGGCGTTCGTCGTCGCCGTG contains the following coding sequences:
- a CDS encoding S9 family peptidase; this translates as MPQYAVARYLGIDAARQPAFSSDGERLTFVRDTTGTPQIWTLAGANAPPTRLTAFEERISFIDWSPTRDEFVFGMDQGSDERDQLFRYDAADGTIHGLTERPDAIHGWGGWSPSGDSFAFTSNRRDAQAFDVYVQTRDGGPDDAELVFESDGWLEALGWSPDGESLALREAHASFDQEVSILELETGEVGVVTPDGEASYDCVTFGPGSDVLYLVTNHDADRSYLGRLDLDTADIDVVADGDGGDGNWNVEEFAFDRDSRRLVYGRNVDGYSELYAGEFVDETAVDVAEVDLPEGVAADVTLGPDGERFAFTFSENSEPFGIYVGTVDGTSEPTRWTSLDTVGIPQSTFRSAETIRYESFDGRVSEANATTGEQSSPDRREIPAYWTLPADAEPGETPVIVDIHGGPEHQRRPWFYPTKQYFLNEGYAVLEPNVRGSSGYGKTYTHLDDREKRMDSVKDIRAAVDWLYEHDMVDPDRIVAYGRSYGGFMVLAAITEYPEIWAAAVEFVGIADFETFLENTGEWRRDHRAAEYGSLDDRELLREISPIHKVDRIECPLFVQHGANDPRVPVGETEQIVERVRERGVPVEKLVFEDEGHHTTTRSNLVEEFEQIRAFLDEHV
- a CDS encoding MATE family efflux transporter; amino-acid sequence: MTTGAISPKLVALAWPLVAGNLLQTFYNLADMFWVGRVSPEAVAAVSLMFPLSWMFVSTAMGITAATIALVSQHVGAGNDREADHVVGQTILLTLAVATVLSGVGLAAQRPLLSAMGLSGPVFTEALAYIEVIFVALPFTFCFFAFRAALQGAGDTRTAMWLMVGSAGLNVVLDPFLILGWWVFPAMGTRGAAVATLVSRALVTAAGVYILLRGDWGVRLRPPDLRPDRGVLKKLVEVGYPATLDGWARSFAAVAMATLVAQFTVAAIAAYGIGVRLMSVSWTVSGAVGQATATGVGQNLGAQTPERAAEVTWKATVGTMGVLFAAAAVVFAFPDVAMRIFVGDEAVVAEGVRFLRIIAPFWAFFGGTMVIQGAFRGAGQTKVAMALSFLSRWIFRVPVALVLAFAWSVPLPGGVAVRALDWGVDGLWWAFAVGATAAFVVAVLWFQRGGWQTGVLEESERPTAAD